A region from the Hydrogenimonas sp. genome encodes:
- a CDS encoding thiol peroxidase, Tpx-type, whose protein sequence is MATTKLKGNEVKLAGNEVNVGDKAPEVTVVNAEGLADKKVGGAQDKVQLLVVVPSLDTPVCAAETRKFNEKAAEIEGVDTTVISMDLPFAAGRFCSAEGIENLTVASDFRNKDFANAYGVLIAEGPLAGVTCRAIFVVDRDGKITYKQIVPEITEEPEYEEALEAAKAAAAK, encoded by the coding sequence ATGGCAACTACAAAGCTTAAAGGTAACGAAGTAAAACTGGCCGGCAACGAAGTAAATGTAGGAGATAAAGCTCCCGAGGTAACGGTAGTAAACGCAGAAGGGCTCGCCGACAAGAAAGTAGGCGGCGCTCAGGATAAGGTTCAACTGCTCGTAGTGGTACCTTCACTCGATACTCCGGTATGTGCCGCTGAGACCCGCAAGTTCAACGAGAAGGCTGCAGAGATCGAGGGAGTGGACACTACCGTGATCTCCATGGACCTTCCGTTTGCGGCCGGACGCTTCTGCTCTGCCGAGGGAATCGAAAACCTGACAGTCGCTTCCGACTTCAGAAACAAAGATTTCGCAAACGCCTACGGCGTACTTATCGCAGAGGGTCCGCTTGCGGGCGTAACCTGCCGCGCGATCTTCGTAGTGGACAGAGACGGAAAGATCACATACAAGCAGATCGTTCCTGAGATCACGGAAGAGCCTGAGTATGAAGAGGCTCTCGAAGCTGCCAAGGCCGCTGCAGCAAAGTAA
- a CDS encoding UDP-N-acetylenolpyruvoylglucosamine reductase encodes MKSRRVDFSKFSSIKIGPVADVLVLEKGDEIPGGRMLIGHANNLLVSPAPPPLMMLGKDFDYIRPEERGLAIGAATPTGKILSFCKKHDIGGFEYLAKLPGTLGGALAMNAGVKSYETFNRLIEVTTDKGRFEKERIEHGYRFANLPGVALEALFKTESGFDSALAEDLLRLRRGQPVEPSAGSAFKNPPGDYAGRLIEAVGLKGRRVGDMAWSAQHANFLVNLGNGSFDEAMTLIEMARSEVRKRFGIDLQLELKIV; translated from the coding sequence TTGAAGAGCCGAAGAGTCGACTTTTCCAAATTCTCCAGCATAAAGATCGGGCCCGTTGCCGATGTATTGGTCCTTGAAAAGGGGGATGAAATTCCCGGGGGCCGCATGCTCATCGGACACGCCAACAATCTCCTGGTCTCCCCCGCCCCGCCGCCGCTCATGATGCTCGGAAAAGATTTCGACTACATACGGCCGGAGGAGAGAGGGCTCGCCATAGGTGCGGCCACCCCGACCGGGAAGATACTCTCCTTCTGCAAAAAGCACGATATCGGGGGGTTCGAGTATCTGGCGAAGCTTCCCGGAACCCTGGGAGGAGCGCTGGCTATGAACGCGGGAGTCAAGTCGTACGAAACTTTCAACCGGCTGATAGAGGTGACGACCGACAAAGGAAGGTTCGAAAAAGAGCGGATAGAGCACGGCTACCGCTTCGCCAACCTTCCCGGAGTCGCACTTGAGGCCCTTTTCAAAACAGAGAGCGGATTCGACAGTGCTCTCGCGGAAGATCTGCTCCGGCTCAGAAGAGGCCAGCCCGTAGAGCCGAGCGCCGGAAGCGCATTCAAGAACCCTCCCGGCGACTATGCCGGAAGGCTTATAGAGGCGGTCGGTCTCAAAGGCCGACGGGTCGGAGATATGGCCTGGAGCGCGCAACACGCGAACTTCCTCGTAAATCTCGGCAACGGCAGCTTCGATGAAGCCATGACCCTGATAGAGATGGCCCGCTCCGAAGTGCGGAAGAGATTCGGCATCGATCTTCAGCTGGAACTGAAAATAGTTTGA
- a CDS encoding flagellar biosynthesis protein FliQ, with protein MEAQFIALGVETLKVALILSLPMLLAGLIAGLAISIFQATTQINEMTLSFIPKIIVVALVMIITMPWMMNTMIDFTTRLFDMIKDFAF; from the coding sequence GTGGAGGCGCAGTTCATAGCGCTTGGCGTGGAGACGCTCAAAGTCGCCCTGATTCTCTCGCTGCCTATGCTGCTGGCCGGGCTCATCGCCGGTCTGGCCATAAGCATATTCCAGGCGACGACACAGATAAACGAGATGACGCTCAGTTTCATTCCCAAGATCATCGTCGTCGCACTCGTCATGATCATTACGATGCCGTGGATGATGAATACGATGATCGACTTCACCACAAGACTTTTCGATATGATAAAGGACTTCGCTTTTTGA
- a CDS encoding menaquinone via futalosine step 4, whose product MSSEQQRELTPGTIKIAHSPDADDIFMYYAVKFGWISTPAPFENKALDIETLNEAALEGSYEVSAVSFAIYPRIRDDYALLRTAVSFGEGYGPKLIKPKGKRLRRNFRVALSGRHTTNAMLFKIAYPEARIVYKNFLEIEDAVLSGEVDAGVLIHESILDFDDSLEVERELWDIWLDLAKEELPLPLGGMALRRSIPLTRAIEIEDALIKAVDVANRHRAILAKMLLERNLVRIDAETLDNYLDLYANDRSVTMDERQIEALDRLFKIGYEHGFYECPIEAADFMIPHEYREARYS is encoded by the coding sequence TTGAGCAGTGAGCAGCAAAGAGAATTGACCCCCGGCACGATAAAGATAGCCCACTCTCCGGATGCCGACGACATCTTCATGTACTACGCCGTCAAGTTCGGCTGGATATCTACGCCGGCACCCTTCGAGAACAAGGCGCTCGATATAGAGACCCTCAACGAAGCGGCACTCGAAGGGAGCTACGAAGTGAGTGCCGTCAGCTTCGCCATATACCCGAGAATACGCGACGACTACGCACTGCTCAGAACCGCCGTCAGCTTCGGGGAGGGGTACGGACCGAAGCTGATAAAGCCCAAAGGGAAACGGCTCCGCCGCAACTTCAGAGTGGCTCTGAGCGGCCGACACACCACAAACGCGATGCTCTTCAAAATCGCATACCCCGAAGCGCGGATCGTCTACAAAAACTTTCTCGAGATCGAAGATGCGGTACTCTCCGGAGAGGTTGACGCGGGAGTACTCATACACGAGAGCATCCTCGACTTCGATGACAGTCTCGAAGTCGAGCGGGAGTTGTGGGATATCTGGCTCGACCTGGCCAAAGAGGAGCTGCCTCTGCCGCTGGGCGGCATGGCGCTTAGGCGCTCCATCCCCCTTACCCGCGCCATAGAGATCGAAGATGCCCTCATAAAGGCGGTGGATGTAGCCAACAGACACCGCGCCATTCTGGCGAAAATGCTCCTGGAGAGAAATCTGGTGCGCATAGATGCCGAGACGCTCGACAACTATCTCGATCTCTACGCCAACGACCGCTCCGTCACGATGGACGAGAGACAGATCGAGGCTCTCGACAGGCTCTTTAAGATCGGTTACGAGCACGGATTCTACGAGTGCCCGATAGAGGCTGCCGACTTCATGATTCCACACGAATACAGAGAGGCGAGATACTCATGA
- a CDS encoding RecA protein, producing MDIDPNKQKALDVAIKQIDKAFGKGALVRLGDKEIEPIEAISTGSLGLDMALGIGGVPRGRIIEIYGPESSGKTTLALQIISEAQKKGSICAFIDAEHALDVRYAKNLGVDVENLLVSQPDFGEQALDIVETVARSGAVDVIVVDSVAALTPKAEIEGDMGDTHVGLQARLMSQALRKLTGILHKMETTVIFINQIRMKIGTMGYGSPETTTGGNALKFYASVRVDVRRIATLKQGDNQIGNRVKAKVVKNKVAPPFRIAEFDIMFGEGISKEGEIIDYGVKLDIVDKSGAWFSYKETKLGQGRENAKQTLKDNPELAAEIEEEIKQALGIGSKMLEMSEEEIKSAGEE from the coding sequence ATGGATATTGATCCCAACAAACAGAAAGCTCTGGATGTCGCGATAAAGCAGATAGACAAGGCGTTCGGCAAAGGTGCGCTGGTCCGTCTGGGCGACAAGGAGATCGAGCCTATCGAAGCGATCAGCACCGGTTCGCTCGGGCTCGATATGGCACTGGGTATCGGAGGCGTTCCCAGGGGACGGATTATAGAGATATACGGCCCCGAGAGCTCGGGAAAGACCACACTCGCCCTGCAGATCATCTCCGAGGCGCAGAAAAAGGGGAGTATCTGCGCTTTTATCGATGCGGAACACGCTCTGGACGTGCGCTATGCGAAGAACCTCGGGGTGGATGTCGAGAACCTGCTTGTCAGCCAGCCCGACTTCGGTGAGCAGGCGCTCGATATCGTAGAGACGGTTGCGCGCAGCGGTGCGGTGGATGTCATAGTCGTCGACTCCGTGGCCGCCCTGACGCCGAAGGCCGAGATAGAGGGCGATATGGGGGATACCCATGTGGGGCTTCAGGCGCGGCTCATGAGCCAGGCGCTCCGCAAGCTCACCGGGATTCTGCACAAGATGGAGACCACTGTCATCTTCATCAACCAGATCCGTATGAAGATAGGGACGATGGGTTATGGAAGCCCCGAAACGACGACGGGCGGAAACGCCCTGAAATTCTACGCCTCCGTACGTGTGGACGTGAGAAGAATCGCCACCCTGAAGCAGGGCGACAACCAGATAGGAAACCGCGTCAAGGCGAAGGTGGTCAAAAACAAAGTCGCTCCGCCGTTCAGGATAGCCGAGTTCGATATCATGTTCGGCGAGGGTATCAGCAAAGAGGGGGAGATAATAGACTACGGCGTGAAGCTGGATATCGTCGACAAGAGCGGAGCATGGTTCAGCTACAAGGAGACGAAGCTCGGACAGGGACGCGAGAATGCGAAGCAGACCCTGAAAGATAACCCGGAGCTCGCGGCGGAGATCGAAGAGGAGATCAAGCAGGCTCTGGGAATCGGAAGCAAGATGCTCGAAATGAGCGAAGAAGAGATCAAATCAGCAGGAGAGGAGTGA
- a CDS encoding enolase encodes MVFIDDIRADEVMDSRGNPTVRATVRLSDGSVADAIVPSGASTGKREALELRDGGERYMGKGVLTACENVNIKIADELIGMSPYNQSEIDAIMKEIDGTDNYGNIGANAVLGVSMATARAAAASLKMPLYRYLGGANALVMPTPMLNIINGGSHADNSVDFQEYMIMPVGFDEFSEALRASSEVYHNLKKILSEMGHSTALGDEGGFAPNLSSNEEPIEVIMKAIEKAGYRAGEQIAIALDVASSELVADGGYRLESENRTLSSEELVGYYEELVQRYPIVSIEDGLSEDDWDGWRVLTDRLGSKIQLVGDDLFVTNASILAEGIEKGVANSILIKPNQIGSVSETMQTVRLAQRNGYTCVMSHRSGESEDAFIADFAVALGTGQIKTGSTARSERIAKYNRLLAIERELGYFEYLGKELFG; translated from the coding sequence ATGGTTTTTATCGACGATATCAGAGCAGACGAGGTGATGGACAGCCGAGGCAATCCGACGGTGCGGGCCACGGTTCGTCTCAGCGACGGAAGTGTTGCGGATGCGATAGTTCCGAGCGGGGCGAGCACCGGAAAGCGCGAGGCGCTGGAGCTGCGTGACGGTGGAGAGCGCTATATGGGCAAAGGTGTGTTGACGGCATGTGAAAACGTCAATATAAAGATAGCCGACGAGCTGATAGGGATGAGCCCCTACAACCAGAGCGAGATAGACGCGATCATGAAAGAGATCGACGGTACCGACAACTATGGCAATATAGGGGCCAATGCGGTACTCGGCGTCTCCATGGCTACGGCGCGTGCTGCGGCAGCGAGCCTCAAGATGCCTCTTTACCGCTATCTGGGCGGTGCAAACGCACTTGTGATGCCTACACCTATGCTCAACATTATAAACGGCGGGAGCCATGCCGACAACAGTGTCGACTTTCAGGAGTATATGATTATGCCGGTCGGCTTCGACGAGTTCTCCGAAGCGCTGCGCGCAAGCTCCGAAGTCTACCACAACCTGAAGAAGATACTCTCCGAGATGGGCCACTCCACGGCTCTCGGCGACGAAGGCGGGTTCGCTCCGAATCTCAGCAGCAACGAAGAGCCTATAGAGGTAATCATGAAAGCTATCGAGAAGGCCGGATACAGGGCCGGAGAGCAGATAGCGATAGCCCTTGACGTAGCGAGCAGCGAGCTTGTGGCTGACGGCGGTTACAGACTGGAGAGCGAGAACAGGACTTTGAGCAGCGAAGAGCTGGTCGGCTATTATGAAGAGCTTGTGCAGAGGTATCCTATCGTAAGCATAGAGGACGGCCTCAGCGAAGATGACTGGGACGGGTGGAGAGTGCTTACCGACCGTCTCGGCTCGAAGATACAGCTTGTAGGGGACGACCTTTTCGTCACAAATGCATCGATTCTGGCTGAGGGTATAGAAAAAGGTGTCGCGAACTCCATCCTGATCAAGCCCAACCAGATCGGTTCCGTCAGTGAAACGATGCAGACCGTCCGTCTTGCGCAGCGCAACGGATACACCTGTGTAATGAGCCACAGAAGCGGCGAGAGCGAAGATGCGTTCATAGCAGATTTCGCCGTGGCGCTCGGAACTGGTCAGATCAAGACAGGCTCCACCGCAAGGAGCGAGAGAATCGCGAAATATAACCGGCTGCTCGCCATAGAGCGCGAGCTAGGCTACTTCGAGTATCTCGGCAAAGAGCTCTTCGGCTGA
- a CDS encoding putative periplasmic protein, producing the protein MRYTLFLTIFSIVTLLYARENPFKRVIDNTVLPLASNEVKKAPPFKSSKISLPNDARVLTSVVIYYQSLDGSIKKLVTPVDRSIDWHKPIYISQSFKSVSPAGSKKAERAVKRHKKREERKGPSRESGKLFKPLPFLSLEVGEKSVKIVTKDRKIRSFHLSRPFKIALDFKRRAGFLTKRISLSKPPFKAIEIGNHDGYYRVVLTLDAPYRYRVVESGDGYIVKLP; encoded by the coding sequence ATGAGATACACCCTCTTTTTGACCATCTTTTCGATTGTTACACTTCTGTATGCGCGTGAGAACCCGTTCAAACGGGTAATAGACAATACGGTGCTTCCTCTCGCCTCCAACGAAGTCAAAAAGGCTCCACCCTTCAAATCCTCGAAGATCTCCCTTCCGAACGACGCCAGGGTTTTGACTTCCGTCGTCATCTACTACCAGTCGCTAGACGGCTCCATAAAGAAGCTGGTGACACCGGTAGACCGCTCGATAGATTGGCACAAGCCCATCTATATATCCCAGAGTTTCAAGAGCGTTTCACCTGCCGGCTCAAAAAAAGCGGAGAGAGCCGTAAAGCGGCACAAAAAGAGAGAGGAGCGAAAGGGCCCCTCCAGGGAGAGCGGCAAGCTCTTCAAGCCCCTGCCGTTTCTCTCCCTGGAGGTAGGTGAAAAGAGTGTGAAGATTGTGACAAAAGATAGGAAGATCAGAAGTTTCCATCTCAGCCGCCCCTTCAAGATCGCGCTCGATTTCAAGAGAAGAGCAGGTTTTCTGACAAAGCGGATATCGCTCTCGAAGCCCCCGTTCAAAGCGATAGAGATAGGAAACCACGACGGTTACTACCGCGTCGTTCTGACCCTCGATGCACCCTATAGATACAGAGTAGTCGAAAGCGGAGATGGGTATATCGTCAAGCTGCCCTGA
- a CDS encoding shikimate kinase I translates to MGISSSCPENIVLIGFMGSGKSTVGRLLARRSGRYFLDADALIESQQGRPIPEIFAKEGEGFFRALERESAEWMAECVRGTVISTGGGMPIVTKRLRDIGRVVYLKIAFEKILERIPHSELQKRPLFSERKSAEALFMEREKIYGELAEIVVDASAPPEAVAEEILRKIA, encoded by the coding sequence ATGGGTATATCGTCAAGCTGCCCTGAAAATATCGTTCTGATCGGCTTTATGGGCAGCGGCAAGAGCACGGTGGGGCGTCTGCTCGCCCGCAGAAGCGGCCGCTACTTTCTCGATGCGGATGCACTGATCGAGTCGCAGCAGGGGCGGCCGATACCGGAGATTTTCGCGAAAGAGGGTGAGGGGTTTTTCAGGGCCCTGGAGCGCGAGAGTGCCGAATGGATGGCCGAATGTGTCAGGGGAACGGTGATCTCTACCGGAGGCGGGATGCCTATAGTAACGAAACGGCTCAGGGATATAGGGAGAGTCGTCTACCTGAAGATAGCGTTCGAAAAGATTCTTGAGCGTATTCCGCATTCGGAGCTGCAGAAGCGGCCGCTTTTTTCGGAGAGGAAGAGTGCGGAGGCTCTGTTTATGGAGCGTGAAAAGATATACGGGGAGCTCGCCGAAATTGTCGTGGATGCCTCGGCCCCGCCTGAGGCGGTGGCAGAGGAGATTCTTCGCAAAATCGCCTGA
- a CDS encoding NA+/H+ antiporter (napA), putative: MTTEVQIIVTLSLLIWVAPFLARILHFPTTPIEIVLGAAAGAFGLFGEGHNKLFELVAEFGFLYLMFVAGLEVNVKKLLKTDAATLKAGSAYIGLLYALSVLIAYQLGMSFVFMVIFPLISVGIIAALSKEYGKDTPWIKLTITIGILGELVSIIVLTLASAGIHYGIGFEFFSKITILAAFILLLVLFYYMLHLLFWWYPEIRNLMMPYFDTKEQDIRLSMAMLFIMLAIMIYLGLEVAFGAFIAGVFIATFFAHKEDLEAKLSSFGFGFLIPIFFIYVGSSFPLEALQKEGLVMLAVIITAIMIFVRLVSALVFVRHSGFKNAMLLAFSQAMPLTLLIAVATIAYHANSIDRFNYEAFVLASLLEVLFSMAAIKAITSISPQRA, encoded by the coding sequence ATGACAACTGAAGTCCAGATCATTGTCACCCTCTCCCTTCTGATATGGGTGGCCCCTTTTCTGGCGAGAATCCTGCACTTCCCCACAACACCCATAGAGATAGTCCTCGGAGCGGCGGCGGGCGCGTTCGGCCTCTTCGGAGAGGGGCATAACAAACTCTTCGAACTTGTAGCCGAATTCGGCTTTCTCTACCTGATGTTCGTCGCAGGCCTCGAGGTCAACGTCAAAAAGCTTCTGAAGACCGATGCCGCTACCCTCAAAGCCGGATCGGCCTATATAGGGCTGCTCTATGCACTCTCCGTACTCATAGCCTACCAGCTCGGAATGAGCTTTGTATTCATGGTCATATTTCCGCTCATATCGGTCGGAATAATAGCCGCACTTTCAAAAGAGTACGGAAAAGATACCCCTTGGATAAAGCTTACGATAACCATAGGTATACTGGGAGAGCTGGTAAGCATCATAGTCCTCACTCTCGCAAGTGCCGGGATACATTACGGCATAGGCTTCGAATTCTTCTCGAAGATCACCATACTTGCAGCCTTCATTCTCCTTCTGGTCCTCTTTTACTATATGCTCCATCTGCTGTTCTGGTGGTATCCGGAGATCAGAAACCTGATGATGCCCTACTTCGATACGAAGGAGCAGGATATACGCCTGAGTATGGCGATGCTCTTCATTATGCTGGCAATCATGATCTACCTGGGGCTGGAAGTGGCGTTCGGCGCCTTCATTGCCGGTGTATTTATAGCAACCTTCTTTGCGCACAAGGAGGATCTGGAGGCGAAGCTCTCCAGCTTCGGTTTCGGCTTCCTCATACCTATCTTCTTCATATATGTCGGCAGCTCTTTTCCGCTCGAAGCGCTTCAGAAAGAGGGTCTGGTTATGCTGGCCGTCATAATAACGGCCATCATGATCTTCGTGCGTCTCGTTTCGGCACTCGTTTTCGTGCGTCACAGCGGCTTTAAAAATGCCATGCTTCTGGCATTTTCGCAGGCGATGCCCCTGACACTGCTCATAGCGGTGGCGACCATCGCATACCATGCGAACAGTATAGACCGTTTCAACTATGAAGCGTTCGTTCTCGCGAGTCTGCTGGAGGTTCTCTTCTCGATGGCCGCGATAAAAGCGATAACCTCCATCTCGCCCCAAAGAGCGTAG
- a CDS encoding biotin synthase, with product MSRKIFLCAISNISSGHCMEDCRFCTQSVRYGATIERFYHKPVEKIVEEAKAARTRSAVGFCLVTAGKGLDDKTLRFVCEAAEAVKKAVPELNIIACNGTATVGQLRALKSSGVGSYNHNLECSENFYPEICTTHGWGERYETCENVKKADLNLCTGGIFGLGESMEERISLLESIASLEPVSVPINFYHPNEALPLGRDTMDIEEALEMIRTARRMLPSQRIMIAGGRQITFGERDQEIFEAGADAIVIGDYLTTSGGDPMRDHRMIEAAGYEIAADCHDN from the coding sequence ATGTCTAGGAAAATTTTTCTGTGCGCCATCAGCAATATCTCCAGCGGCCACTGCATGGAGGATTGCAGATTCTGCACACAGAGTGTGCGCTACGGCGCAACCATAGAGCGCTTCTACCACAAGCCGGTCGAAAAGATAGTCGAAGAGGCTAAAGCCGCACGCACCCGGTCGGCCGTCGGCTTCTGTCTCGTCACCGCAGGCAAAGGTCTTGACGACAAAACGCTCCGTTTCGTCTGCGAAGCGGCCGAGGCTGTCAAAAAGGCGGTTCCCGAACTCAACATAATCGCATGCAACGGTACCGCCACCGTAGGGCAGCTGAGGGCTCTAAAGTCGAGCGGTGTCGGCAGCTACAACCACAACCTGGAGTGCTCCGAAAATTTCTACCCTGAAATATGCACGACCCACGGCTGGGGTGAGCGTTACGAAACGTGTGAAAATGTAAAAAAGGCGGATCTCAACCTCTGTACCGGCGGAATCTTCGGCCTTGGAGAGAGCATGGAGGAGCGCATCTCCCTGCTGGAGTCGATAGCGTCTCTGGAGCCGGTATCGGTACCGATCAACTTCTATCACCCCAACGAAGCTCTGCCGCTTGGAAGAGATACGATGGATATAGAAGAGGCGCTGGAGATGATACGGACCGCAAGAAGGATGCTCCCCTCACAGCGTATCATGATTGCCGGAGGCAGGCAGATAACCTTCGGCGAGCGTGACCAGGAGATATTCGAAGCCGGGGCCGACGCTATCGTGATAGGCGACTATCTAACCACCTCCGGCGGCGATCCCATGCGTGACCACCGCATGATAGAAGCGGCCGGCTACGAAATTGCCGCAGACTGCCATGACAACTGA